One genomic segment of Bifidobacteriaceae bacterium includes these proteins:
- a CDS encoding 2-oxo acid dehydrogenase subunit E2 produces MSQPVPMPALGESVTEGTVTRWLKQVGDPVAVDEPLVEISTDKVDTEIPSPFAGVLLEILVPEDETVEVGAILATLGEPGEAPSSEPATPSPAPDAVQPVPAPQPVPAPEPLPTPQPAPEPAPEPAPEPVPGPAPRPAEATHPETSSAFAPIARPAHTPAHAAPAIAPPPPIATPVAAPPAGAVRAASDTTAAYITPLVRKLANEVGVDLSTVQGSGVGGRIRREDVLAAVRPAPEVPATPTLPADQDRLPRLRAIERQLHEVYQPTQLTSVAEVDVTEVMRLIARGNRRFLEREGIELSPDPFFARATVEALKANPVFNAAIVDGDVTYYAQENLGVTVFTPSGPLVPVIADAGALGLVGFARAIAAVKARAAGSALLPSDLAAGTFTLTAPAGPDLMLDFPIIDAPQVAVLSVGAVTRRPVVVGEGIAVRSTSYLALSYDSRLITPSDAAKFLAAIKNRLETGSFEAELSL; encoded by the coding sequence ATGTCCCAGCCAGTACCAATGCCGGCCCTCGGCGAATCGGTGACCGAAGGCACAGTCACCCGGTGGCTCAAGCAGGTCGGCGACCCAGTCGCCGTCGACGAGCCCCTCGTCGAAATCTCGACCGACAAAGTCGACACCGAGATCCCCTCCCCCTTCGCCGGGGTCCTCCTGGAGATTTTGGTGCCGGAGGATGAGACCGTGGAGGTGGGCGCCATTTTGGCGACGTTGGGCGAACCCGGCGAGGCGCCTTCCAGCGAGCCCGCCACGCCCTCCCCCGCGCCCGATGCCGTTCAGCCCGTCCCGGCGCCACAGCCCGTCCCAGCTCCGGAGCCTCTCCCAACGCCCCAACCCGCGCCGGAGCCCGCGCCGGAGCCCGCTCCGGAGCCGGTCCCCGGGCCGGCACCGCGCCCGGCCGAGGCCACCCATCCGGAAACCTCGTCCGCGTTCGCGCCGATCGCCCGGCCGGCCCACACGCCGGCCCACGCGGCCCCGGCGATCGCGCCTCCCCCGCCCATCGCCACCCCGGTGGCGGCGCCCCCGGCTGGGGCTGTGCGGGCGGCATCGGACACCACCGCCGCCTACATCACCCCGCTGGTGCGCAAACTGGCGAACGAGGTCGGCGTGGACCTGTCGACGGTCCAAGGCAGCGGCGTGGGCGGACGGATCCGCCGCGAGGACGTGCTCGCGGCCGTGCGGCCGGCGCCCGAGGTGCCCGCCACGCCCACGCTGCCCGCAGACCAGGACCGGCTGCCCCGGCTCCGCGCGATCGAACGCCAACTGCACGAGGTCTACCAGCCGACCCAGCTGACTTCCGTCGCCGAGGTGGACGTCACCGAGGTGATGCGGCTGATCGCGCGCGGCAACCGGCGCTTCCTAGAGCGCGAGGGCATTGAGCTCTCCCCGGACCCGTTCTTCGCGCGGGCCACGGTCGAGGCGCTGAAGGCCAATCCGGTTTTCAACGCGGCCATTGTGGACGGCGACGTCACCTACTACGCCCAAGAGAACCTGGGCGTGACGGTCTTCACGCCGTCGGGTCCGCTGGTGCCCGTGATCGCGGACGCCGGCGCCCTGGGGCTGGTCGGCTTCGCCCGTGCGATCGCCGCGGTCAAAGCCCGCGCGGCCGGCAGCGCTCTGCTGCCGTCAGACCTGGCCGCCGGGACCTTCACTTTGACGGCTCCGGCCGGTCCCGACTTGATGCTCGACTTCCCGATCATTGATGCGCCCCAGGTGGCGGTGCTGTCGGTGGGCGCGGTCACGCGTCGGCCAGTTGTGGTCGGCGAGGGCATCGCGGTGCGCTCAACCAGCTACCTGGCCCTGTCCTACGACTCGCGCCTGATCACGCCCTCGGACGCCGCCAAGTTCCTGGCCGCGATCAAGAACCGCCTGGAAACCGGCAGCTTCGAAGCGGAGCTCAGTCTCTGA
- the lpdA gene encoding dihydrolipoyl dehydrogenase: MAESAVYDVVILGAGSGGYATALRAAQLGLNVALIESDKVGGTCLHRGCIPTKAMLHSAEIADQVRESAKYGVQSQLTGIDMNGVNAFKQGVIDRLYKGLQGLVSGRGVHLIQGRGEVVSPTQVQVGGETIQGRHLVLGTGSYARSLPGLAVEGRVMTSDQALALDWVPQNPIVLGGGVIGLEFASLWASFGAKPVIVEALDHLAPNEDLTVSKLIERSFRRRGIGFKLGVKVADVSQDDSQVTVRMENGDTLTGDVLLVAVGRGPNTAGVGFERIGLAMDRGFVPTDPQLRTNVQGVWAVGDIVPGLQLAHRGFAQGIAAAERIAGLSPAPLVESGIPRVTYCDPEIASVGVTEAAAKSEHGEDAIETVEYNLAGNGKSQVLGTQGFVKLVRLAGGPVLGVHMVGTRIGELVGEAQLIVNWEAYPEDVAELIHAHPTQDEAIGEAFLALAGKPLHAHA, translated from the coding sequence GTGGCCGAATCAGCCGTGTACGACGTGGTCATACTCGGAGCGGGAAGCGGCGGCTACGCCACCGCCTTGCGCGCCGCCCAACTGGGCTTGAACGTCGCCTTGATCGAGTCCGACAAAGTCGGCGGGACGTGCCTGCACCGGGGCTGCATCCCGACTAAGGCCATGCTCCACTCCGCGGAGATCGCCGACCAGGTCCGCGAATCCGCCAAGTACGGCGTCCAATCGCAGCTCACCGGGATCGACATGAACGGCGTCAACGCCTTCAAACAGGGCGTGATCGACCGGCTCTACAAGGGTTTGCAAGGTCTGGTGTCCGGCCGCGGCGTCCACTTGATCCAGGGCCGCGGCGAGGTCGTGTCCCCCACCCAGGTGCAGGTCGGCGGCGAAACCATCCAAGGCAGGCACTTGGTCCTGGGCACGGGCTCCTACGCGAGGTCTCTTCCAGGACTGGCCGTCGAGGGGCGGGTCATGACCTCGGATCAAGCCCTCGCGCTGGATTGGGTCCCCCAAAACCCCATAGTCCTGGGCGGCGGCGTGATCGGCCTGGAGTTCGCCTCGCTGTGGGCGTCCTTTGGCGCCAAGCCGGTGATCGTGGAAGCCCTGGACCATCTGGCCCCGAATGAGGACCTGACCGTCTCGAAGCTGATCGAACGCTCCTTCAGGCGGCGCGGGATCGGCTTCAAGCTGGGCGTCAAGGTGGCGGACGTGTCGCAAGACGACAGCCAGGTGACGGTCCGCATGGAAAACGGCGACACGCTGACAGGCGACGTGCTGCTGGTCGCGGTGGGCCGCGGCCCGAACACGGCCGGGGTCGGCTTCGAGCGCATCGGCTTGGCAATGGACCGCGGCTTCGTCCCGACCGACCCGCAGTTGCGCACCAACGTCCAAGGCGTGTGGGCGGTGGGCGACATTGTGCCCGGCCTTCAACTGGCGCACCGCGGCTTCGCCCAAGGCATCGCGGCGGCGGAACGGATCGCCGGCCTTAGCCCGGCCCCGCTGGTCGAATCCGGCATCCCCAGGGTCACCTACTGCGACCCGGAGATCGCCTCGGTGGGCGTCACGGAGGCCGCCGCCAAGTCGGAGCACGGCGAAGACGCCATTGAGACCGTCGAATACAACCTGGCCGGCAACGGCAAGAGCCAGGTGCTGGGCACCCAGGGCTTCGTCAAGTTGGTGCGCTTGGCGGGCGGCCCGGTGCTGGGGGTCCACATGGTCGGCACCCGGATCGGCGAATTGGTCGGAGAAGCCCAGTTGATCGTCAATTGGGAGGCCTACCCTGAAGATGTGGCCGAATTGATCCACGCCCACCCCACGCAAGACGAGGCCATCGGCGAGGCGTTCCTCGCCCTGGCCGGCAAGCCCCTCCACGCCCACGCCTAA
- a CDS encoding oxidoreductase, translated as MSWRPFGKRKRSGGPDGSASASTASDARRETLDHLRAFVSSRVGVEAYIEPPNPQIQTTLLLVATTGEWTRRKVPDAATARSVAISLGIPVYDVNFTGYPQRMRDWNAAQRAAQREARKPDQ; from the coding sequence GTGAGTTGGCGCCCATTCGGCAAACGCAAGCGCTCCGGCGGCCCAGACGGCTCCGCTTCGGCTTCCACGGCCAGCGACGCGAGACGCGAGACGCTGGATCATCTAAGGGCTTTTGTGTCCTCGCGCGTCGGGGTGGAGGCGTACATCGAGCCGCCGAACCCGCAGATTCAGACCACGTTGCTGCTGGTCGCCACCACGGGGGAGTGGACCAGGCGCAAAGTGCCGGACGCGGCCACGGCCCGCTCGGTCGCGATCTCCCTTGGCATCCCGGTCTACGACGTGAACTTCACCGGCTACCCGCAGCGGATGCGGGACTGGAACGCGGCCCAGCGGGCCGCCCAGCGCGAGGCGCGCAAACCCGACCAGTAA
- a CDS encoding translation repressor RelB, with protein METVQLATRIEKSQDQAFRQTTRELGTTPADAIRVFVAAFNRRRGFPFDVRLGAEVEPFATEEGALDFVDRQAMELLRETR; from the coding sequence ATGGAGACCGTTCAGCTAGCAACCAGGATTGAGAAGTCCCAGGACCAGGCGTTTCGGCAGACGACTCGCGAACTAGGCACCACTCCAGCAGACGCCATCAGGGTGTTCGTGGCGGCGTTCAACCGCCGCCGCGGGTTCCCATTCGATGTGCGTCTGGGAGCGGAAGTGGAGCCTTTCGCGACGGAGGAGGGGGCGCTCGACTTCGTGGACCGCCAGGCAATGGAGCTGCTCCGTGAGACGCGGTGA
- a CDS encoding type II toxin-antitoxin system PemK/MazF family toxin: MRRGEVWTVRDPAYAGKARPAVAVQSDVVSATFESAIMVALTTFDSAAARNRVRLDSTPANGLKEASYVMTEKPFTVRAERLGMRVGVLDEGDLLRVSRSLASVLGITVEDLA, translated from the coding sequence GTGAGACGCGGTGAGGTCTGGACGGTGCGGGATCCCGCCTACGCGGGCAAGGCGCGGCCCGCCGTCGCCGTGCAGTCCGACGTCGTCTCGGCGACGTTCGAGTCAGCCATCATGGTGGCGCTGACCACCTTCGATTCAGCCGCCGCGCGAAACAGGGTCAGACTGGATTCCACCCCCGCGAACGGGCTGAAAGAAGCCAGTTACGTGATGACCGAGAAGCCGTTCACCGTCAGGGCCGAGCGGCTCGGCATGCGTGTGGGCGTGCTCGATGAAGGCGACTTGTTGCGAGTTTCGAGGTCGCTGGCCTCTGTGCTGGGGA